A genomic region of Glycine max cultivar Williams 82 chromosome 15, Glycine_max_v4.0, whole genome shotgun sequence contains the following coding sequences:
- the LOC100798229 gene encoding peroxidase 7: MKNSSLPLLLLLVLYTISASSRPYENYDDKSSLSSTISETVFSLQVPALDETTFDNLLSFGYYRKTCPQFESILHNKVKEWIQKDYTLAASLMRLHFHDCSVRGCDGSILLKHDGSERTAQASKTLRGFEVVDDIKAELEKQCPKTVSCADILTAAARDATVELGGPYWAVPYGRRDGKVSIAKEADMVPMGHENVTSLIEFFQSRGMAVLDLVVLSGAHTIGRTSCGSIQYRLYNYQGTGKPDPTLDPKYVNFLQRKCRWASEYVDLDATTPKTFDNVYYINLEKKMGLLSTDQLLYSDARTSPLVSALAASHSVFEHQFAVSMGKLGIVDVLTGLEEGEIRTNCNFVNDY; the protein is encoded by the exons ATGAAAAACTCTTCCCTCCCATTGCTTCTTCTTTTGGTACTTTACACAATTTCAGCCTCATCCCGACCTTATGAAAACTATGATGATAAGTCATCCCTTTCCTCCACAATAAGTGAAACTGTCTTCTCTCTCCAAGTCCCAGCATTAGATGAAACCACCTTTGATAATCTCCTATCCTTTGGTTACTACCGTAAAACCTGTCCCCAATTCGAATCCATCCTACACAACAAAGTCAAAGAATGGATCCAGAAGGACTACACTTTAGCAGCTAGTCTCATGAGGCTCCACTTCCATGATTGCTCTGTCAGG GGATGTGATGGGTCCATTCTGTTGAAGCATGATGGAAGTGAGAGGACAGCACAAGCTAGCAAGACACTGAGAGGGTTTGAAGTGGTGGATGATATAAAGGCAGAGTTAGAGAAACAATGCCCCAAGACGGTGTCTTGTGCTGATATTCTCACTGCTGCTGCAAGGGATGCCACGGTTGAGTTAGGTGGGCCTTATTGGGCCGTTCCTTATGGTAGGAGAGATGGGAAGGTATCCATTGCTAAGGAAGCTGATATGGTGCCTATGGGCCATGAAAACGTTACTTCCTTGATTGAGTTTTTCCAATCCAGGGGCATGGCTGTCCTTGACTTGGTTGTTCTCTcag GGGCTCATACAATTGGAAGGACTTCATGTGGGTCCATTCAATACAGGCTCTACAACTACCAAGGAACAGGCAAACCAGATCCAACCCTAGATCCTAAGTATGTTAACTTCTTGCAAAGGAAGTGTAGATGGGCCTCAGAGTATGTGGATCTTGATGCTACAACACCAAAGACCTTTGACAATGTTTACTACATTAATCTCGAAAAGAAAATGGGGTTGTTATCTACTGATCAGTTGTTATACTCTGATGCAAGGACTTCTCCCCTTGTTTCTGCATTGGCTGCCTCGCACTCAGTTTTTGAGCACCAGTTTGCTGTGTCAATGGGAAAGCTTGGCATTGTTGATGTTCTCACTGGCCTGGAGGAAGGAGAAATCAGGACCAACTGCAATTTTGTCAATGATTATTGA